In Athene noctua chromosome 7, bAthNoc1.hap1.1, whole genome shotgun sequence, the following proteins share a genomic window:
- the GORASP2 gene encoding Golgi reassembly-stacking protein 2, whose translation MGASQSVEIPGGGTEGYHVLRVQENSPGYRAGLEPFFDFIVSINGSRLNKDNDTLKDLLKANVEKPVKMLVYSSKTLELRETSVTPSNMWGGQGLLGVSIRFCSFDGANENVWHVLEVEPNSPAALAGLRPHSDYIIGADTVMNESEDLFSLIETHEAKPLKLYVYNTDTDNCREVVITPNSAWGGEGSLGCGIGYGYLHRIPTRPFEEGKKISLPGQLPSASLSPLKDGFTEVQLSSVNPSATLPPGSAGLEQGLSGLSISSPSTTVSNVLSTGVPTVPLLPPQVSQSLTSVPPVNPATTLPGLMPLPAGLPNLTDLSKLNLPAPHIVPEIIQPGLPSLPSLPPLNLMGITPLSMPPKCVPLLPLVTEASTVPTDLLPSITQAGSFSVNPGITVNVEQTSMLTLDSPTPTSKTTVVDRSSESSIANEKTSGVTDTQASES comes from the exons GTACAAGAAAACTCACCAGGATATAGAGCTGGATTGGAGCCATTCTTTGATTTCATTGTGTCCATCAATGGTTCAAGATTG AATAAAGACAATGACACTCTCAAGGACCTGTTGAAAGCAAATGTTGAAAAACCTGTAAAAATGCTAGTGTACAGTAGCAAAACACTGGAACTGAGAGAAACATCAGTGACACCCAGCAACATGTGGGGTGGACAGGGCCTGCTGGGTGTGAGCATTCGTTTCTGCAGCTTTGATGGGGCCAATGAAAATGTATGGCACGTTTTG GAAGTGGAACCAAATTCTCCTGCTGCATTAGCTGGACTTAGACCTCATAGTGACTATATCATTGGAGCAGATACTGTCATGAATGAG TCTGAAGATCTCTTTTCTCTTATTGAAACGCATGAAGCAAAGCCATTAAAGCTTTATGTGTACAACACAGATACAGATAATTGTCGAGAAGTGGTGATTACTCCAAATTCTGCCTGGGGTGGAGAAGGCAG cctAGGATGTGGCATTGGTTATGGATATTTGCATAGGATACCTACACGTCCatttgaagagggaaaaaaaatttctctcccGGGCCAGTTGCCTAGTGCATCTCTCAGTCCCCTCAAAGATGGCTTCACAGAG GTTCAGTTGTCATCAGTTAATCCCTCAGCCACATTACCCCCTGGGTCAGCTGGTCTCGAGCAGGGTCTTTCAGGACTTTCTATTAGTTCACCCTCAACTACTGTCAGTAACGTTCTCAGCACAG GTGTTCCAACAGTTCCATTATTACCACCACAAGTCAGTCAGTCCCTTACCTCTGTGCCACCAGTTAACCCAGCAACTACATTACCAG GTCTAATGCCGTTACCAGCAGGACTTCCCAACCTGACTGATCTGTCCAAACTTAATTTACCTGCACCACACATTGTTCCAGAAATCATACAGCCTG GtttgccatcccttccctccttgCCGCCTCTGAATCTAATGGGAATAACACCTCTATCAATGCCACCCAAATGTGTTCCTTTGCTTCCTTTGGTCACAGAGGCATCTACAGTGCCTACAGATTTGCTTCCCTCCATTACTCAAGCTGGAAGCTTTTCCGTCAACCCTGGCATTACAGTAAATGTGGAACAGACCTCTATGCTCACCTTGGATAGCCCTACCCCAACTTCTAAGACAACTGTTGTTGACAGATCAAGTGAATCCTCTATAGCTAATGAGAAAACATCTGGAGTCACAGATACACAAGCTTCTGAATCATAA